The following are encoded in a window of Candidatus Binataceae bacterium genomic DNA:
- a CDS encoding carbamoyltransferase C-terminal domain-containing protein: protein MNVLGLNLFHGDAAAALLVDGRLVMAVAEERLNRVKHFGGFPRRAIQTCLAAAGLTIDEVDHVAIARNARANLGRKLGYALRNPGRLPNLLAIGRRRAALEDLHALFAQELEVAPQRLRFAVHRIEHHLAHIASAYLCSDFDSAAGLSYDGSGDFVSAMLARCEGGHIEVLKRIYLPQSLGLFYGIMSRFLGFGEYGDEGKVMGLAPYGNDRYTELFERLLQIDSNGDYALNFDYFAPTGSDQGFTIGEDGRIRLTAGFTPKLSAELGPARPPGAALSARDRDLAFGLQRRFEQAALSLVRQLLTLTPSPRLALAGGCALNSVVNGKLQAETGIEQTYIQPAAGDEGLALGAALYTQQRLQPNAARLHLNHPYYGPEYNEGQCRQALVARGLRFERLEPAALIERTAAALAAGEVVGWFQGRMEWGPRALGARSILTHPGWPGMRELLNGRVKHREPFRPFAPAVLAERQGEYFTSSEPSPFMLHVFPIRPAYQARLAAVDHVDHTGRVQTVSAQLNPSLHALLKDFERRTGIGALLNTSFNENEPIVCRPEEAVDCFMRTHMDALALGPFLVSRAVNDLPRQGRD, encoded by the coding sequence CGGCGGCGGCGCTGCTGGTCGATGGCCGCTTGGTGATGGCGGTGGCGGAAGAGCGGCTCAACCGGGTCAAGCATTTCGGCGGCTTCCCGCGCCGCGCGATTCAAACCTGCCTGGCGGCCGCTGGCTTGACCATCGATGAGGTCGATCATGTCGCGATCGCGCGCAACGCTCGCGCCAATCTGGGCCGCAAGCTGGGTTACGCGCTGCGCAATCCCGGGCGCCTGCCCAACCTGCTCGCGATTGGACGGCGCCGGGCGGCGCTGGAGGATCTACATGCTCTGTTCGCCCAGGAGCTGGAAGTGGCGCCCCAGCGGCTGCGCTTTGCCGTCCACCGCATCGAGCATCACCTGGCTCATATCGCCAGCGCCTATCTGTGCTCGGATTTCGACTCCGCAGCCGGCCTTAGTTACGACGGCTCGGGCGATTTCGTCTCGGCGATGCTGGCGCGTTGCGAAGGCGGACACATCGAGGTTCTCAAGCGCATCTACCTGCCCCAATCCCTGGGTTTGTTCTATGGCATCATGTCGCGCTTTTTGGGCTTCGGCGAGTATGGCGACGAAGGCAAGGTGATGGGGCTGGCGCCCTACGGCAACGATCGCTACACCGAACTGTTCGAGCGACTGCTGCAGATCGATAGCAATGGCGACTATGCGCTGAACTTCGACTACTTCGCCCCTACCGGCAGCGATCAGGGCTTCACCATCGGCGAGGACGGCCGCATCCGGCTGACCGCCGGCTTTACCCCCAAGCTGAGTGCGGAGCTTGGCCCGGCGCGCCCGCCAGGCGCTGCGCTGAGCGCGCGCGACAGAGACTTGGCCTTTGGCCTGCAACGTCGCTTCGAGCAGGCGGCGCTGTCGCTGGTGCGTCAGTTGCTTACGCTGACGCCCAGCCCGCGGCTGGCCTTAGCAGGCGGGTGCGCACTCAACAGCGTCGTCAACGGCAAGTTGCAAGCCGAAACCGGGATTGAACAGACCTACATTCAACCAGCGGCTGGAGACGAGGGGTTGGCGCTGGGTGCGGCGCTCTACACCCAGCAGCGCCTACAACCCAACGCGGCGCGATTGCACCTGAACCACCCGTATTACGGCCCGGAGTACAACGAAGGGCAATGCCGCCAGGCGCTGGTTGCGCGCGGCCTGCGCTTCGAGCGATTGGAGCCGGCCGCGCTCATTGAACGTACCGCCGCGGCGCTGGCCGCAGGCGAGGTGGTGGGCTGGTTTCAGGGACGAATGGAATGGGGGCCGCGGGCGCTAGGCGCACGTTCCATCCTGACCCATCCGGGATGGCCGGGGATGCGCGAATTGCTTAATGGCCGGGTCAAGCATCGCGAACCCTTTCGGCCCTTCGCTCCAGCAGTGCTGGCCGAGCGCCAAGGCGAGTACTTCACCTCCAGCGAACCCTCGCCCTTCATGCTCCACGTTTTTCCCATTCGTCCCGCTTATCAGGCGCGCCTGGCCGCGGTCGATCACGTCGATCACACTGGGCGGGTACAAACCGTGAGCGCGCAGCTCAATCCCAGCTTGCATGCGCTCTTGAAGGACTTCGAGCGGCGCACCGGGATTGGAGCCCTGCTCAATACCAGCTTCAACGAGAACGAGCCCATCGTTTGCCGACCCGAGGAGGCGGTGGATTGTTTCATGCGCACGCACATGGACGCGCTGGCGCTGGGACCGTTTTTAGTCAGCCGGGCGGTCAACGATCTGCCGCGCCAGGGGCGGGACTGA
- a CDS encoding MraY family glycosyltransferase, with product MALLAMLAIATGIAAWSLAAPAASLARALGAIDRPEPRRVNLAPIPRLGGLAVFGALIWGLLLSASFNRPLFISLIGAQWPTLALAATAVFGVGLIDDLRSLPIAIRLLVEGLAAAAVCLLFVQLCPGRGWLDTCALAILSTGWLVAVSNGSNLIDGLDGLAAGVAIIELSALGALATFSRQPVELSATALLAGAWVGFWLRNRYPATIFAGDSGALLAGFAVGALALRISSFCSPWVRLEILLLIMAYPLLEVLLTIARRAWPVLAEASGRRRGRQLVAAWCRPDRDHIHHRLIDRGLSHRAAVRRCQLRCALLAALGVLVAGWPTLAVPAAMAALLLIAHFVYRLGYLASWTIGVPPTAAKSAPAK from the coding sequence GTGGCCTTACTGGCGATGCTGGCGATTGCAACTGGCATTGCGGCGTGGAGTCTGGCCGCGCCGGCTGCCAGCCTGGCGCGTGCGCTGGGCGCGATCGATCGCCCCGAGCCGCGCCGGGTCAACCTGGCTCCCATTCCACGCCTGGGGGGGCTGGCGGTGTTTGGCGCGCTGATCTGGGGCTTGTTGCTCAGCGCGTCTTTCAATCGGCCATTGTTCATATCCCTGATCGGAGCTCAATGGCCAACCTTGGCGCTGGCCGCCACGGCCGTATTCGGGGTGGGACTGATCGACGACTTGCGCTCGCTGCCCATCGCGATCCGTCTGTTGGTGGAAGGCCTGGCAGCCGCCGCTGTGTGCTTGCTCTTTGTTCAGCTCTGTCCCGGCCGTGGCTGGTTGGATACCTGCGCGCTGGCCATCCTAAGCACGGGCTGGCTGGTGGCGGTGAGCAATGGCAGTAACCTTATCGACGGCCTGGACGGTCTGGCCGCCGGCGTCGCTATCATCGAGTTGAGCGCCCTGGGCGCATTGGCCACTTTCAGCCGCCAGCCGGTTGAATTGAGTGCCACTGCTCTGCTGGCCGGTGCCTGGGTCGGCTTCTGGCTGCGCAATCGATATCCCGCCACCATTTTTGCCGGCGACAGCGGAGCTCTTCTGGCCGGTTTCGCGGTGGGCGCGCTGGCCTTGCGGATCAGTAGTTTCTGCTCCCCTTGGGTGCGGCTGGAGATACTTCTGCTGATCATGGCGTATCCTCTTCTGGAGGTTCTGCTGACTATCGCTCGACGTGCTTGGCCAGTGCTCGCTGAGGCTTCCGGCCGCCGGCGCGGGCGCCAGTTGGTCGCGGCTTGGTGCAGGCCCGATCGCGATCATATTCATCACCGCCTGATCGACCGCGGCCTGTCCCATCGCGCTGCCGTCAGGCGGTGTCAGCTCCGATGCGCGTTGTTGGCGGCGCTGGGCGTGCTGGTGGCGGGGTGGCCCACGCTCGCGGTTCCGGCCGCGATGGCGGCGCTGTTGCTGATAGCCCATTTTGTATATCGCCTGGGATACCTCGCATCCTGGACCATCGGTGTGCCGCCGACCGCCGCCAAATCGGCGCCGGCAAAGTAG